Genomic DNA from Magnolia sinica isolate HGM2019 chromosome 4, MsV1, whole genome shotgun sequence:
ctatttttggaagacactgtggcacattatggaaACTCGTttgtaattttctactgcttaccacccacaaacagatggtcaaactgaagtggtaaaccgtagccttaaaaatcttctacgttgtctagtgggtgaacatgttaagacttgagacctaattttaccaactgctgaacttgcttataatgggttaGTTAATAGATCTatagggttgagtccttttgaaattgtaagtggttataaacctataatgcccatagatctcttacctatgtctgttacccaaaggccttttgagtcagccgatgcattcgcacgccatattcatgatttgcatacacatattagacagcggttaaataagagaaatgatgattataaagtttcagctgattctcatcgtagagtgcaagaattttaagaaggagactatgtaatggtgcgaataaggccagagcgattctctcaaggatctgcaaagaaattacaagcgcgtagtgctggaccattcaagatattacaaaaggttgggtccaacgcgtatcgggttgaccttccacctgaaatgagcattaatccaacttttaatgtggaagatctagtccgtgcccatactcccattgttgatacatcgtcccttgcatggcctttttctgagtttgctacccaaccccttccaccccctcctctaCCCATTACTCATAAAGAAGCAATtaaggaaatcttggatgacgagatagtatccacgagagatgggggtttccaaaggtatcttgtcaagtgaaAAAAACAAACCATCATCtaaatctacgtggctgtcgggcgacgcattgtaGGGTATTGATCCaaatctactcgagcgctacaaaagtttcaactcatcggagtcgagtttttctcacccgaggggaattgatgcggacacaagcgtaTTAAAGGTGTACCAACGGaaaaagcgccaaccacaagtgccatccttgtggataggcgactattgaggagctgaagaactttcacatgtgattgaacatatagaagaccccactcagggaagacacatgtgaaggaagattggagaaagaagaccgagcgcccaaacttttccgtacttatgttatttgcttatttttgacttagttaggggtcttttagtaattttatatctttatttgcttattctaggggtattttagtaattttatgtctttatttgcttatttaagtgggctaaagccctaaactcgaattttaactattgattaatgaaaagcaaaccctttggttgcctccttcctctcttctctctaatggtgcttcttttctttccttgatcttcttcttctaatttcttcttgtgcccttctaacttcttcaaggtaataattttcttccttttattttgcagttttggctaatctttcttcgatcaaaatcttgagaaccgatctaaaccctaaacccccaaattctcaaatccctaatccgagaaacttcttggttcttcggactagtgatcttcgttgatcgattgggtgtgaccatgcaagatcgggaggtctcatccctcgccggatccaacctaagtagtaattgaattccataatccatggttgtagtgatggcccgctccattgcatgtttcctttatgattttctcagttatgatgattactgttaaaattttagatcatttattcttttttatttccgctgtttaattgtgtctatgagcatgcatcataattagggctgtcctgcgtcagttTTGATGTATGATGACACTCACTTGTTCTATCAAAAAGGTTTTCTTATGTACATTCAGCGTATGCTTTATCGCACATAAATCCTTTAAGAATTTGGTATAAGATGGGAACTGTCTGATTGCCTCCAACAAGGGGATGCTGATATTGACTTACTGAAAACTCTAAAAGGTCTCAATTTTCACTTGGCCATTTCGATGAGGCAAGATTTTAGGGAAACGTGGCCATGGGCTTAGGCTCATTCTTAAACTCTTtgtcatgtggagcattgctagattAACCATCATCCTTTGAATCAATGGATTCCTCAGGTTTCTCAACCTTCTTAGGAATCTCTTTGTCAATCTCTTTACCACTTTTTAaggtggtgatggatttaacatgTTCCACATGTTGGGTTGAAGAATTAGGATCACTTATCTCTAATTGTTCCTTGGGGTTAGGCTGAGATTGGGTTGAAAAGGTCCCTTTCTCCCTAACACTTAGTTGTGTCTCAATTCTTACAATTTATGAACTTTTGAGTACATTTATGGCCTGAATTTGTCTTTGCATGAATGCATTCAACATTTCCTCAAGGGTTCTCTTCGGTGAGGGTTTAGTAGATGTCTCTTGGGGATTATTGGGTACATTCACAATTGatccgttcctccaactgaaatttggatgattctgCCAATCAGAACTGTACACATTGGAATTTGGTGCACTGAAGGGGTGTTGATATGTATTCATAGCATTCACTTAAGCGTGCAACACCTCCTGAAAATTAGGGATTGTAGGACAATCCTTAGTTAGCTGAACATCACTCTCACAAATATCACATACAATTTCAACGGCTGTAATGGGTTGGATTGCATCCTTCCTTAGTTCCATGGCCTAAATCTTCCTTATGAGATCTGCCAACCCTACACTAACATCGTCCTCCTCTTTAAGCACATGTACTCCTCTCTCTTTTGGCATTGCCTTGAGATTACTAGCTTAGTTAGATGTGTCCAATGATTGGGGGTTTTCATTTAGCATGTCAATGTAATCTCAGGCATCTTCTGGATCATTGCTCTTAAATTCATCATTACACATTATCTTTATGAATTGGAGCATGTTTAAGCTTAGTCACTCATAGAAAAAGCTAATCATCTACCAAATCTTATAGCCATGGTGTGGGCAAGTGAGAAGTAAGTCCTTGAATAATTTTCAACACTGAAAAaaagtttttatcttctttttgggAGAAGTTCATAATGTCACGCCTAAAAGTGTAAGTTTTATAAgctgggaagaactttttaaggatcTCCCTGGTTATCTCatcccatgtgccaatggatctcaaCCTTAAGGAGTGAAGCCGTGCTTTGGCTTTCTCCTTAAGAGAAGATGGAAATAACTTTAGTCTAATCACATAAGAAGGAACATTGTTAAACTGTATATTGCTACAATCTCTTCGAAATCTTttatgtgcaagtatggactttctgaATCAAGTCCATAGAATTTAGGGAGTAATTGGGTCACCTTTGGTTTAAAGTCCACATTTCCTATATTGATTGGAAAAATTATGTTGGAAGGTGTAGTTGTTCTCCCTAGTTATAGATAATCACGTAAGGTTCGAACTGATGGAACTTGttatacctcattctcatcacgcaCCATCCTAATTGGTGGTGTGTTCCTCACAGGAATCTCATCGAAGTGTTGTTCAGTTTTGGTTATATTTTTAGATGATGTTTCAGGAATATTTATGTGTTTTCTAACTCGTCGATGGATTGCGAGCCCATCGATTAAACCTCATTAACTTAGAAGTATCAATGTATGGTCCcttacccacttaggcatgaaccacacaaaaccctaattctaaccCTAAGTCCTACAATGATTTAAGAAAGTAAGTAAAGGGGAAGGAATGATGTTATTGACAAGGAAGAATTAGACTTAAAAATCCTACAAaacataaacaaataaacaatgttagtaatgtaaaaaaaaaaaaaaaatcttcaatagCATAAAccctagaaaattctaaaattagaaaaacctaacctaaaatagAAATCAAATTAGAAACCTAAACCAAATTGTGTTCGTGCCACTCCCCGATAATGGCACCAAAAGTTGATCAAACcctaagggttgacaaccccaagtgtagggctatgatgtagtaataacgcaatgagaccgaggttgaatcctcagggaatggggaacacgacCTAGAACTAGTTTAACAGTAAATGTttatctgggtttttaatccagtgatTAAGGAAacgatttaaaaataaaaaaataaaaaaatgactgAGGATCCatgaatccacttatagcaatcacaatatctcattcattgattcaatatataaaacaattggaattgaagtcatctcatatccaattggaagataattttgTTAACTTGTTCATTAATACCAATAAGATATGATTTTGATTAAATGATTCTCTCACGAAGTACTTGAATCTCAATCGCAGGGAATCAAAAACATCTAAATGACCCTTAGGTaataatagatcaatcaattatatagattgaATCATCCTTTAATTCATGTtaaaacaattgttaaatcaaagtatTCATTGTACCCATAGTGCAcaacaaattcaaaaataaagAACTCAAAGACTTTTAAGTAAAATTCAAATCTAATTTAATTTACTATCATCATTCGAACCATTACTATTAAATTAAATAAACTAACTACTATATTTGACCTATAAGCTTCATCCCTTTCCCTTATCTAAGATATTAGTCTAGCATGGCTAACAtctcaaaatgaaaaaaaaatctaaaaagacaAACTAGATTTGAGGGATCGAAGAATAAGGACAGCTCCATGGAAGCTCTACCACCCCTAGGTCTTTCTCCCAAGCCCTAATTCGTACTTTAGATAGCTTAAAACacccatttaaataggaaaaatacaCACTGACTTGAAACTAACTTCAAATTTACATACTTTTGTTACTCTTCAATCGAACCGGCGGTAGCCTTCGGTCACACCGAACATCACCTCGTTCACACCGAATAGGTCTCTCAGTTGTAGTTGAAGTTCTTTAATGTTCATCTGAAGTCTCTGTCTCCCCCAAGTCACACCGAACTCTCCTTCGGTCATGTCAAAATTGGCTTCGTTCGGACCTAAGTGTCAAGTTGAATTATCTCTGAAAATCACTTCTTCTTACTGGATGTAAAAACTGCGATATATGGATATAAAAACTACTCTTCTCAATGGAGATATAAATAAGAATGTATATATTTACAAACGTATATCACGTACAATTATGCTCCTGGACAATTGCCCGTTGTAAAGGGTGGTAAATTCGGTAAGTTTCAGTGTcctaataatattttgaaaaagaatcaAATGAAGTATTTTCCATATACgttagtagtagggagcatcatgtatgctctaATCTACATGTGACTAGATATTACCTTTGTAATCGGAATGTTGGGCAGGTATCTCTCTAATTCAGGAATGCAGCATTGGATAACTGCAAAGAGTGTTATATTACTTGTAAAGGACAAATGACTTCAGACTCACATGCAGAAGGTCTGATCATTTAGAGTTGGTTAGATACTTAAATACAGATTTACTATGTGCGTTGACATGATGAAGTCCACCTCAAgttacatcttcatgatggttggtgGAGTTGTGTCTTGGAAAAGCATGAAACGGTTGATGACAacctcatccaccatggaagctAAGTCCATTGCTTATCATGAAGCATCAAATCATGCACTATGGCTACAACATTTCTTCTCAAGTTTGTACGTATTGCAGCACATCCCAATACCATTAAGAATCTTTTGCGATAACTCAACTACGGTTTCCTTCTTTAGCAACAataagcattcatcaaggtcgaagcatatcgacatcaaatatcttgttATGAAGGAAAGAGTTCAAAATCTTCTAATGTTTGTGGAGTTCAATGACACAAAGCAGATGATTGTAGATTTGCTCACAAATGGGATCTATATCATGCCATTTcaagagcatgtaacatccatgggagtcattgatcccacacaAATGTATTCACTTAGTGGGAGTTGggtgtatttatttttgtagacattaaagagatctcatttataaagttttgatgattctgatgtaaagttatttatttattaattaatttattattattattattatttcaaaatGTGTATATTATATGAGGGAACTATATGTCATCATTACATAGTGACAATTTGGGCTGCCCAcctaacaaaaagaaagaaagggttgGCCTATCATGACCCTCAACGTAAAACATAAAACTAGGAATGGGGATCCTGGATTGGGCAGATTCTGATATAAAGTTAATTTCCCCTTCTCGCCATGCATGCGTAATTTATTTTTGAGTAGGTGGAATTAACTTATGTTTCATTGGAGACATATGAAAGCtccaggacctcttaaggatatgcACATATGATCACAAAacatgtgtaatccttataccacacttcATAGTTCCTGATCTATGTCATTAAGGCTGGTAATatttgagaacatgcttagtctAATTTCGTCaatattaaatgttgtgatggctACCGCGGTCCTATACTAGTAGCCTTGATGGACCATATTGTAGAAGCGTTGCCCTTACTATCTAACAATTACATTGGTTAACCATTCagatattttatttaaaattaaaacatgttttcaaaattaaactgtgacattgatcaatgtggcccaagtgagAGAATGTAATATTCtataagggttggataatgtgatacTAGTGGACCCTACAaagttgtgattcatctaaaaGTGTGTAAGGGGTGGTACGTTATAACTGTGTCACACGAACAGTGTTGTAGTTGaactaggattgtcaaatttgtgtGGAGCCTAAGGGAGAGGAGTTTTAATGGGTTTTAAGCTCTCCTAAACCCTCTAAACTATAAAAGTAGGGTTAGGTCCCCAAACCTACACATGACTGAAGCTTCTATTCCCATCCTGGTGCTTCTCTATAAGggtgtaaggtgcggaagacTATAACAATAGTTCTACAAGGATGGTGTCACAACCAGGTTCGAATTTTAATTAAGGTTTCTCAATCTGCATATGCGATGCACTGTATGGTCCCTTCAATTCCACAATCTAGTTTAATATCTTCTCCTCCCATCACTTGGACCATCAATAGTTAACTATCTAAAACTTCAAAATTCATATTGTGAATGATGCATGATAGTTGGATCATTTGACTTTTTGAGGTGTTTAACTTTTAAGATGGAGATGGTATAATGCATGGATTGGATGCCACACTCAAACTTTAGTATTGGTCCCATTCCTAACATctatagaataagcttattttataAGGACCTACAGTAGAGGAGCTGACCTCTTCATGCAAGTCTTTTAACCAAACTAAAAGTATAATTTCTTGCACGAGATGCCCATCTTTTGATCATCCAAATAACAAGATGGGGGAATTTATGAATCATTAAAGGGAGCTGATTTGGTGGATGTCATTGTGAACATGTGGCCTACTCACATGTATGAGATTGAAACCTTTCATTACATACTTTCAGTTGTGAATGGCCCATGGTCAAAAGATTACAATGTTTGGAATACTGTAGCCTTTGGTAGCATACAACTGAACATTTTaaagcttgagagagagagagagaagatgccTTGCCTTAACCTGGCAACCAACGTGAGCCTGGAGGTCATAGACACCCCCTCAATCCTCTCTGAAGCCACCAAGACTGTCGCCAAAATCATCGGAAAGTCTGAGGCTTATGTAATGATTATGCTGATGGGATCAGTTCCCATGTCATTCGGGGGGACTGATCAGCAACCCAGTTCTGCCATTCACCTATCTTGGGATCCTTATCTTCCAAGGGAAACAGAGGAGGTCTTTCTTCCAAAGCTTAATAGATAAAGTTTGGCAAAGAATTGCAGGTTGGAAATGTAGAATCCTTCCTCAGGCGGGCAAACTGACGCTGATCAACCATGTCCTCTCCAGCGTGCCCATTCACACCATCGCAACCACGGTCGTCCCCTACTCCATTCTGACCGACCTCGAAAGAATCTTGTTTGATTTCTTCTAGGGATGGGATGAAATTAAGAAGAATTGCCACTGGCTGGCATGGAAGAAAATTTCCATTGTGAAACCAGTAGGGGGTTTGGGCGTGAGGGACCTGAGATCAATCATGAAAGCCTTCTGCATGAAGTTGTCTTGGGCTGTCCGCTTCATAGGTGATTCTAGCTGCTGAGGCTGCTTTATGCGAGCTAAGTATGCCTTAGATCTTCAGAGTATGGTGTTCGGTAGCCGTGCTCCATTTTCCTCCCCTTTCTGGAAATAAATTTGCAAGATCATCCCCACGGTTGTTGTCGTACGCGCTGGCCCATTGGCAGAGGGGACTTCAATTTCTGGGACATGGACTAGATGGGGTTGGGCCTTCTACATGATTGGAGGATGCGCTCTCCTCCTGGTGATCTTCTTTTTGCTAAGGTCAGGGATCTGCTTGGGCTTGAAGGATGGCTCTCCACGCCTTCTCTAAATGGCCTCCTACCTTAAGCTGTCATTGACCATGTCACTGATGAAGGTTTTTGCACCTCCCCTAGAGATGAAAAATGCATCTGGTTAGACTTTAGCTCTGGTGACCTATCCGTGGGGTTGGCCTGGCTATCCATTAGGCCTTGTGTTGAACCtaagaactggttcaaatgggtCTGGCATGCTAAACTGCCCCCCAAACTCTCCCTTCTGGCCTGGAAGGTCTTCCACAAAGCTATTCCGGTTGACGAAAGGATTCAAAGTAGAGGGGTCCTCATTGCCTCCAAATGTGACTGCTGCCCCTCTCCCTATCCTCCCCATATGAAAACCGTCAATCACCCTCTTCTCCTCTAGCTACATGGCATCCCATGTCTGGGAGTATTTTGGCAGGATCTTTGACGTGCATGGCCCCTTGCCCTCCACAACGTTGGACAGAGCTAACCACTAATGGACCAGTTCCCCGTCTTCTGGAGATCCCTCATTCTCATGGGTCTTATTCCCATCTTCACCCTCTAGGAGCTATGGAATGCTAGGAACCTCGcttgttttgaaaattttgtgatgCTTCCCGTTGGGGTTATCTCCAAAAGTCACCTTTGGATTTTCACGGTGTCGTTACCCATGCTCCTCAATATGTTGACGAGGCTTACTCTTGGTATCTTGGGTAttgtcaccccccccccccctctcaaaATGCCAAGGATCGAGGTGGTCAGGTGGACCAGGGCCTGCCCGGGGTGGATCAAGATCAATGTGGACAGTTCTACCCAGGGTAACTTAGGGCCGTCTTAGGGAGGTGGCGTGGGAAGAAACAACTTGGGGGACTTCACGTTTGCTTTCTCGAAAGGATATGGATTCAGATCCAATTAGAGAGCCGAAATCAAGGTGATTATTGATGGGCTTTTCCATTGTACCAACCTGGGCTTCACTAGGGTGAAAGTGGCAAGTGACTCCAAAACGGCAATGAAGATCCTCTCCAGCCAGACCCTCGCCTCTTGGCCTATGCGGTATTGGAGGGCTTGCTTCAAATTCCTCAATCTTAGCATGGAATTCGCCTTGTCTCACACCTCGAGAGAGGCCAACTCTGTTGTGGATGATCTAGCCCATCTTGGGAGTGGTGGTCAGGTGGACCGTTTCTTCAGCTCGATGGAAGATCTCTCCCACTAAACTCATGGTACCCTGTTCCTCGACAAAGAAGATTTGGGCAACCTTCGTGTGGCCTGACCCATGTCTTAGTCCTTCTTTGTTTTTCCCcgctttttcctttttctttcttttatgataGGTGGGCCAATGGGTTTTGGCTGTTGGCTCCTGAAATAGTTGTATTTGCCCTGTATAGTGTAGTATGTTTCACTTCCTATTCAATACAAAAGGGATTTTGTTGGGAAAAAAAACACTGTATGATGAGCTGGTCTCCATCAAGGGCTTGAATCCAGACTCAAACAAGAAACTGTGTTGCGATTGCTACAATCCTCAAGACCAAGCTATCTATTCCCAAGtcactttaaaaaaatatatattaatttgaattttattaACATGGGACCTTCGTTGTACATGTTTTACGGGTGGGGTCAAAATAGGTTGATCCATGCCTATCATAAAATCCCCAGCTATACTAAAAGCTCCCTAGACactagaaaagaaaaatgaaaacccCCATAGATCTACTGGGGAAGAAACACCTCCCCCAACCAAATGGGGAGGCAAAGCTTCCCATGGGACGCTCGCTTTAACACTCCTTTCTAATATTCCCCACCCCAACCTTGTCCAGGAAAATGTCCCCCTAAATGTGGGGCAGAACTTGTGATAAGGCATTGAACATTACGGCctgttgagaatcacttcccaATTCTGCCAAAGAGCCTGCCACTCCATTAGCCTCCCTAAAGGTATGCTAGACTGTCACCTCGACCTTTTGAAGGAGCAATTGTAAGCGAGCACTCTAGTACCATAGCTTCCAACAGTTGTTGAGACCCTTTACCGTAATGTCTACTATACCTTTAGAGTCACCCTCTACAAATATTCTTCAGTAGCCTCGATTTAAGCAAAATGAGAGGCCATCAATCATCGAGCGTGCCTTGGCTCGGGTGTTAGTCCCCTTGCCATAGTCCACCGCGAAGGCAAAGATGAAGTTTCCACAATTATCCCTTATGACTCCGCCACCACCCGAAAGGCCCGGGTTTCCTTGGAAGGAGCCATCCACATTCAGCTTGAACCATCTGACCTTTAGTTTTGTCCACCTCTCCACTAAAAGGTTAACTTGTTGAGGGGCCAAGCCTTTTATCCTCAAGGCTTGCAAGAATATCTAATGAGGGAGCGATACAGACGGGGACGAGGGAAAGCTAGCTTAAATCCTTCGCAACCAAATACAAATGCACTCAATAATTCTCCCATGGTTCAGACAATTCCCATCTAACCTACTCACATTTCTCTCCTTCCACACTTCCCAAAATAAAAGGCATGGGAACACACCCAAAATAGAAGGCGTGGGAGCACACCCAATAGACGTTGGATTCTCAGGTTCACCATTTACCTC
This window encodes:
- the LOC131244589 gene encoding uncharacterized protein LOC131244589, with protein sequence MPCLNLATNVSLEVIDTPSILSEATKTVAKIIGKSEAYVMIMLMGSVPMSFGGTEKKTLYDELVSIKGLNPDSNKKLSSALFSRLNFRLKNPKSRFFLKF